The Methanobacterium lacus genome includes a region encoding these proteins:
- a CDS encoding amino acid-binding protein, translating to MRLNLVLELLDVPGQLIDALEPIGKLGANIVTVIHQRDVKTERGTIPVHLTLEGDEETLKRVLKTIESNDIQIIEVDGVVKKETITTILIGNIVDHDLKETVRELNSIDGVRVADLNLKMSDNPENSASRIVIETDYGRKAELMQNIKDFGKSKGFLVINEV from the coding sequence ATGAGATTAAATCTTGTTTTAGAACTTTTAGATGTTCCAGGACAGTTGATAGATGCACTGGAACCAATAGGAAAACTCGGAGCAAACATTGTTACCGTGATTCACCAGAGAGATGTTAAAACTGAACGTGGCACAATTCCAGTTCACTTAACACTTGAGGGTGATGAAGAAACACTTAAACGGGTTTTAAAGACCATTGAATCCAATGATATTCAGATCATCGAAGTTGATGGTGTGGTTAAAAAGGAAACCATCACAACCATACTCATTGGAAATATCGTGGATCACGACCTCAAGGAAACTGTTCGTGAGTTGAATTCCATAGATGGAGTTAGAGTGGCTGATCTGAACCTGAAAATGTCGGACAACCCTGAAAATTCAGCTTCAAGAATCGTGATTGAAACTGATTACGGAAGAAAAGCTGAATTAATGCAAAATATTAAGGATTTCGGTAAATCTAAAGGATTTTTAGTCATCAATGAAGTATAA
- the gatC gene encoding Asp-tRNA(Asn) amidotransferase subunit GatC, with protein MKIEKEAEQILEKFSEALKDIPDLEETHYMVDNVNLTRDDIAEAKDPERIMRNAHTDEDGNIIAEKGKWVK; from the coding sequence TTGAAGATAGAAAAGGAAGCAGAACAGATATTAGAAAAATTTTCAGAAGCTCTCAAGGACATCCCAGATCTTGAGGAAACCCATTACATGGTGGACAATGTCAACCTTACTAGAGATGATATTGCAGAAGCTAAGGATCCAGAAAGGATCATGCGAAATGCACACACAGATGAAGATGGGAACATCATAGCCGAAAAAGGAAAATGGGTAAAATGA
- a CDS encoding asparagine synthase-related protein, giving the protein MCAIAGILSINGKQALGEDLICMLKTMEHRGPDGSRICLDGKLVTGDLETTDLPFANIGLGHNLLSIVGTEVSQPLVKHGLVLVANAEIYNYRELKNFYDECYFTDSDCEVILTLVNKYYKNSLVDAVNTTIKELDGDYAFAISNGKELVVVRDELGVKPVYYATDHKRDLFAFASERKALWKLGIKDVNVLKPGEMILNNKTISKPQTKKKTMPIPNVRDGNESFPQYGSNYYKNLLKKVLIDSVKKRVVGLDRVGIIFSGGLDSSILAKLSKDLEVETFLYTVGTENSSDMKYAKQVANSLDLPLKSKIVALDDIKHYTGLVLNAIEEYNVMKIGVGMPSYIASELASQDGIRVMLSGQGADEIFAGYQRYTQFYQEYGEKTTEYLEADVSNLYHVNLQRDDAVTMANSVELRVPYLDSKVVNVGLNIPMKYKLGHDPDDLRKCILRRLALDLEVPMEAVLRPKKAAQYGSGIHRLLVKKVLKDGSYKAQFES; this is encoded by the coding sequence ATGTGTGCAATTGCAGGTATACTCTCCATAAATGGTAAACAAGCCTTGGGTGAAGATCTGATTTGTATGCTTAAAACCATGGAACACCGGGGTCCTGATGGATCCAGAATATGTTTGGATGGTAAGCTCGTAACTGGTGATCTTGAAACTACGGATCTTCCATTTGCAAATATTGGTCTTGGACACAACCTACTTTCAATAGTTGGAACTGAAGTTTCACAACCCCTTGTTAAACATGGTTTAGTATTGGTTGCAAATGCAGAGATCTACAATTACAGAGAACTGAAAAACTTCTATGATGAGTGTTACTTCACAGATTCAGATTGTGAAGTGATCCTGACCCTTGTAAATAAGTACTACAAAAATTCACTTGTAGATGCAGTGAACACCACCATTAAAGAACTTGATGGAGATTATGCCTTCGCAATTTCCAATGGTAAAGAACTCGTGGTTGTAAGGGATGAACTGGGTGTTAAACCTGTTTACTATGCTACAGATCACAAAAGAGATCTATTTGCCTTTGCATCTGAGAGAAAGGCCCTGTGGAAACTTGGAATAAAAGACGTGAATGTGTTAAAACCTGGTGAGATGATTTTAAACAACAAAACCATTTCAAAACCACAGACAAAAAAGAAAACAATGCCAATTCCTAATGTTCGAGATGGAAATGAAAGTTTCCCTCAGTACGGCTCAAATTACTACAAAAATTTGCTTAAAAAAGTCCTAATAGACTCTGTGAAAAAACGGGTGGTAGGGCTTGATCGAGTAGGAATTATTTTTTCAGGTGGTTTAGACAGCAGCATACTTGCAAAACTATCTAAGGATCTCGAAGTTGAAACGTTTCTCTACACTGTTGGCACTGAGAACTCTTCGGACATGAAGTACGCAAAACAAGTTGCCAACTCCTTAGATCTTCCTTTAAAATCTAAAATTGTTGCATTGGACGATATTAAACATTACACTGGTCTCGTGTTAAATGCCATTGAAGAGTACAATGTAATGAAGATAGGTGTTGGAATGCCCTCGTACATTGCATCAGAACTTGCGAGTCAAGATGGAATCCGGGTAATGCTGTCTGGCCAAGGAGCAGATGAAATATTCGCAGGCTATCAAAGATACACCCAGTTTTACCAGGAGTATGGTGAGAAAACAACAGAATATCTTGAAGCTGATGTTTCAAACTTGTATCATGTGAATCTCCAAAGGGACGATGCTGTGACCATGGCAAACAGTGTGGAGCTTAGGGTTCCCTACCTTGACAGTAAGGTTGTAAATGTGGGATTAAACATTCCAATGAAGTACAAACTTGGCCACGACCCTGATGATCTTAGAAAATGCATACTCCGGAGATTGGCATTGGATCTTGAAGTACCAATGGAAGCAGTGTTAAGACCTAAAAAAGCGGCACAGTACGGTTCTGGTATTCACAGGCTTCTAGTTAAAAAGGTCTTGAAGGATGGAAGCTACAAGGCACAATTTGAGTCTTAA
- a CDS encoding transcriptional regulator, giving the protein MRPPCEIVVWYVIPSIRSELAKELLNLGMKQKEISELLDITQPAVSQYISDKRGHGIKFNDEVQELIKEFALDLKEGKLNQSGIISRICDLCRRIKTEDVVCQLHKEKDNIPVNCNACMGSQADHECH; this is encoded by the coding sequence ATGAGACCTCCATGTGAAATTGTAGTATGGTACGTTATTCCAAGTATCAGATCAGAACTTGCAAAGGAACTCTTAAACCTTGGTATGAAACAAAAGGAAATTTCAGAATTACTTGATATTACACAACCTGCTGTGTCACAGTACATAAGTGATAAAAGGGGTCATGGAATCAAGTTTAATGACGAAGTTCAGGAACTTATCAAAGAGTTTGCATTGGATCTGAAGGAAGGAAAACTAAACCAGAGCGGAATTATATCAAGAATATGTGATTTGTGTAGACGCATTAAAACAGAAGATGTGGTTTGCCAACTACACAAAGAGAAGGACAACATACCAGTCAACTGTAATGCATGTATGGGTTCACAAGCAGACCATGAATGTCATTGA
- the cysE gene encoding serine O-acetyltransferase: MFDRIREDIQMVFSRDPAARSTAEVILFSPGLHAIWFHRLGNWFWTRNHLFWGRFISTLNRFLTGVEIHPGATIGRRVLIDHGMGVVIGETAEVGEDVLIYQGVVLGGTSLEKKKRHPTVGNGVVIGSGAKIIGNIKIGDCCKIGAGSVVLKPTPPGATVVGIPGRVVQESRKCAIDLDHGQLPDPVAEVIQLILQRQDELEAEIKQLGISTDIVKINGFLTKKSEIEEIFSEGAGI; encoded by the coding sequence ATGTTTGATAGAATTAGAGAAGACATACAAATGGTATTCTCAAGGGATCCTGCTGCAAGAAGCACGGCAGAAGTGATTTTATTCTCTCCAGGACTTCATGCAATATGGTTTCATAGACTAGGTAACTGGTTTTGGACACGCAATCACTTATTTTGGGGACGTTTCATATCCACACTCAACAGATTTTTAACAGGTGTAGAAATACATCCCGGAGCAACAATTGGTAGAAGAGTGCTTATCGACCATGGTATGGGAGTGGTTATCGGTGAAACAGCAGAAGTAGGCGAAGATGTGTTAATATATCAGGGAGTTGTCCTTGGTGGAACCAGTCTTGAAAAGAAAAAAAGACACCCAACAGTGGGAAACGGTGTAGTGATTGGATCCGGAGCAAAAATTATAGGAAACATTAAAATTGGGGACTGCTGCAAAATAGGAGCAGGTTCCGTTGTACTTAAACCAACACCTCCTGGAGCAACAGTTGTGGGCATACCTGGAAGGGTTGTACAAGAATCACGGAAATGTGCCATTGACCTTGACCATGGCCAGCTACCAGACCCTGTTGCAGAAGTTATACAACTGATACTTCAAAGACAGGACGAACTCGAAGCTGAAATCAAACAACTAGGTATCAGTACAGATATTGTTAAAATTAACGGTTTTTTAACCAAAAAATCAGAGATAGAAGAAATATTTTCAGAAGGGGCCGGAATATAG
- the cysK gene encoding cysteine synthase A → MVNIPKLTRGIANDITETIGNTPLVRLNKLTEGSKAEVLVKVESFNPLSSVKDRIGVAMIEAGEEAGVIKENTILIEPTSGNTGIALAFVAAAKGYKLILTMPDTMSIERRKLLALLGAEIVLTPGANGMPGAVAKAEELAAEIPGAVMPQQFKNIANPKIHRETTAQEIWRDTDGKVDVLVSGTGTGGTITGVATALKELKPEFKAVAVEPVTSPVLSGGSPGPHKIQGIGPGFIPDVLQTEIIDEIVQVSDDDAAQTLLKLAREEGILAGISSGAAVFAALQLAKKDEYAGKQIVVILPDTGERYLSMDWVFEDIFKSSESSDFTN, encoded by the coding sequence ATGGTAAATATACCAAAATTGACAAGGGGAATAGCAAACGATATTACAGAAACTATAGGAAACACACCTCTAGTGAGGTTAAATAAACTAACAGAAGGATCAAAAGCCGAAGTATTAGTTAAAGTCGAATCATTCAACCCACTCTCATCTGTAAAAGACAGAATCGGGGTAGCCATGATAGAAGCCGGTGAAGAAGCAGGTGTTATTAAGGAAAACACCATTCTAATCGAACCAACTAGTGGGAATACCGGTATTGCACTGGCATTTGTAGCAGCTGCCAAAGGTTACAAGCTCATTTTAACCATGCCCGACACCATGTCCATAGAAAGAAGAAAGTTACTCGCACTCCTAGGAGCAGAAATAGTCCTAACACCCGGAGCAAACGGAATGCCTGGAGCAGTTGCTAAGGCAGAAGAATTAGCGGCAGAAATTCCAGGAGCAGTAATGCCTCAACAATTTAAAAACATTGCAAACCCTAAGATCCATAGGGAAACAACCGCACAAGAAATCTGGAGAGACACAGATGGAAAAGTTGATGTTTTGGTTTCCGGAACAGGAACAGGTGGAACCATAACCGGTGTAGCAACAGCACTCAAAGAATTAAAACCTGAATTTAAAGCAGTGGCAGTAGAACCTGTTACATCCCCAGTACTTTCAGGAGGAAGTCCAGGACCACACAAAATACAGGGTATTGGGCCCGGATTCATACCAGACGTACTTCAGACAGAGATAATAGACGAAATTGTACAGGTTTCTGACGATGATGCAGCACAAACACTCCTCAAATTAGCAAGGGAAGAGGGAATACTCGCAGGAATTTCTTCTGGAGCAGCTGTTTTTGCAGCTTTACAGTTAGCTAAAAAGGATGAATATGCTGGTAAACAGATTGTCGTAATATTACCCGACACTGGAGAACGGTACCTCAGTATGGATTGGGTATTTGAAGATATCTTCAAATCATCTGAATCCTCAGATTTCACCAACTAA
- a CDS encoding nucleotide-binding protein: MSKRKQIAIYGKGGIGKSTTTSNLSAALSDLGYSVMQIGCDPKNDSTTTLRKGKPIPTVMDTVRSGSNKLDNLIFEGYNGVHCVEAGGPEPGVGCAGRGIIAAIELLDNNGIIDDIDPDIVIYDVLGDVVCGGFAIPIRQGIAEQVYTVTSSDYMAIYAVNNLFKGILKYSGSGGALLGGIIGNSISKISQKEMITDFSEKTETNVIEFVPRSSTVTKCELDGVTTIEGAPNSEQAEVYRQLARNVINNKDSYIPKPFEAQDLADWAASWINNLLKEEKIEQNGIRSGSGEGI; this comes from the coding sequence ATGAGTAAACGAAAACAAATTGCAATTTATGGAAAAGGCGGGATTGGGAAGTCGACTACAACTTCCAACCTAAGTGCGGCCCTGTCAGATTTAGGTTACAGTGTAATGCAGATAGGATGTGACCCTAAAAACGATTCAACAACCACACTCAGGAAAGGAAAACCAATACCTACCGTTATGGATACAGTAAGAAGTGGCTCCAACAAACTGGATAATTTAATATTTGAAGGTTACAATGGGGTTCATTGTGTTGAAGCAGGAGGTCCTGAACCTGGTGTTGGATGTGCTGGACGAGGTATCATTGCAGCCATCGAATTGCTAGACAACAATGGAATAATTGACGACATCGACCCAGATATCGTTATATACGATGTTTTAGGAGATGTTGTTTGTGGTGGATTTGCAATCCCTATCAGGCAGGGAATTGCAGAACAAGTGTACACAGTTACATCCTCCGATTACATGGCAATTTACGCCGTAAACAACCTCTTCAAAGGAATTCTTAAATATTCCGGTAGTGGAGGAGCTTTACTTGGAGGAATAATTGGAAATTCCATCTCAAAAATATCACAAAAGGAAATGATAACAGATTTCAGCGAGAAAACTGAAACCAATGTTATAGAATTTGTTCCAAGATCATCCACTGTAACTAAATGCGAATTAGATGGTGTCACCACCATTGAAGGTGCACCAAATTCAGAGCAGGCTGAAGTTTACAGGCAACTTGCAAGGAACGTAATAAACAACAAAGATTCCTACATTCCAAAACCATTTGAAGCTCAAGATCTTGCAGATTGGGCTGCTTCATGGATTAACAATCTTCTTAAAGAAGAAAAGATCGAACAGAACGGTATTCGAAGCGGTAGTGGAGAAGGAATTTAA
- a CDS encoding nitrogenase component 1: MADNNLQTTKQTEVTDPSIHVIEAPRYSCSLAGVYGTVLGLYDAVPILHSGAGCGVGQLFGLLYGGGQNAGGDFGGTATPCSCLVEEHVIFGGENKLRSLVDSSIDLLNAELFVVISGCVPSLIGDDVDAVVGEFKDKAPVLHINAPGFKANSYEGYELFFEGLADQLLTEKPVQKGRVNILGVVPYQHIFWKGELKAIKDLLATIGIDANIIFTEYDTLEKLNDIPAAEYNVVVSPWNGHRAAKKLEDKFGTPFISFPGVPVGPKQTSEFLREVSKALNTYSDKVENVIAKEERRTYRILEYPGDAIILVRPHSYFAVAADSSTAVSLTKFLTNEIGYLPDIIQITDNPPEEFREAIIREITENLETGYSPDIIFEVDSHKIRENFKDRPFLFLFGSSLEGPIAMSEFGALSVTVAFPSYNRMVLVDNYVGYDGGARLVEHVVTTFAGPL, from the coding sequence ATGGCAGATAATAATTTACAAACAACTAAACAAACAGAAGTAACAGATCCTTCTATCCACGTAATAGAAGCACCTAGATACTCCTGTTCTCTAGCAGGAGTTTATGGAACTGTACTGGGTCTTTACGACGCAGTACCCATATTACATTCCGGTGCTGGTTGTGGAGTTGGTCAGCTATTTGGATTACTCTACGGTGGAGGACAAAATGCTGGTGGTGACTTTGGAGGAACAGCAACACCATGTTCCTGTTTGGTAGAAGAACACGTTATCTTTGGTGGAGAAAACAAACTAAGAAGTCTGGTTGATTCTAGTATCGACCTTTTAAATGCTGAACTGTTTGTAGTAATATCGGGTTGTGTTCCTTCACTCATAGGGGACGATGTTGATGCAGTTGTTGGTGAATTTAAAGATAAAGCACCTGTTTTACACATCAATGCCCCCGGGTTTAAAGCTAACTCCTACGAAGGATACGAACTGTTCTTTGAAGGACTCGCTGATCAGCTGCTTACTGAGAAACCAGTGCAGAAGGGTAGGGTGAACATTCTGGGAGTGGTTCCTTACCAACATATTTTCTGGAAGGGTGAACTCAAAGCCATAAAGGATCTTCTAGCCACCATTGGAATCGATGCAAACATCATATTCACCGAATATGACACATTGGAAAAGCTTAACGATATTCCTGCTGCTGAGTACAACGTAGTGGTATCACCATGGAACGGTCATAGAGCTGCTAAGAAACTGGAGGACAAATTTGGAACTCCATTTATTAGTTTCCCTGGTGTGCCTGTTGGACCTAAACAGACAAGTGAATTCTTAAGGGAAGTATCCAAGGCACTCAACACATACTCAGATAAAGTTGAAAATGTGATTGCCAAAGAAGAAAGGAGAACCTACAGGATCCTTGAGTACCCTGGAGATGCAATAATATTGGTACGTCCTCACTCCTACTTTGCAGTTGCCGCTGACAGTAGCACTGCAGTGAGTTTGACCAAATTTTTAACCAATGAGATTGGATATCTTCCAGACATTATCCAGATAACCGACAACCCACCAGAGGAATTCAGGGAGGCAATTATTCGTGAAATTACTGAAAACTTGGAAACAGGTTACAGTCCGGACATCATCTTTGAGGTAGATTCCCATAAGATCAGGGAAAACTTCAAAGACAGACCATTCCTGTTCTTGTTTGGAAGTTCACTCGAAGGACCTATTGCCATGTCAGAGTTTGGCGCCCTGTCTGTAACTGTTGCCTTCCCATCGTACAACAGGATGGTTCTTGTTGACAACTACGTGGGCTACGATGGAGGAGCAAGGTTGGTTGAACACGTAGTCACAACATTTGCAGGACCACTCTAA
- a CDS encoding nitrogenase component 1 produces MSPGKKIDKIDLSKNTCPNREQRAKGTNVYFGKASELLDEAKEGTLQCSDRKFQQSGGCVLNFYLAVRVSTIRDAAVIFNAPVGCSSSALGYRELYRAVPVELGRPAEYDLHWLTTNLQQNDVVYGASNKLKDAIKEAQTRYNPKAIFILTSCTTGIIGEDIEGTVTEIQPEIDATIVPIHCEGVRSRLVQTGYDAFWHAVLKYLVKKPEKKQKDLVNVASMLSYTWQDRLEIERLLEKVGLRVNFIPEFATVEQFEKLSEAAVTAPICPTYTDYISRGLEQEFDVPYFLYPSPMGIKNTDEWLRQIGKYTDKEEEIEELIKEEHAKWVPKLEEIREQLLNIKEDGTRLNVLGSLGQGRLVSQLPYFDEIGLNSPAAMAQDFDDLLIEELEDVLDTVGDFDIMVNTFQASEQAHVTNKVNPDVALTCPFQGGAWKRDSEITRIHALRGDADPWSAQSGYTGAVAFGNFLLQSLKNKSYQKTMKEKTAIGYKDWYLEQPDPLYFLEKGK; encoded by the coding sequence GAACAAAGAGCCAAAGGTACCAACGTATACTTTGGTAAAGCATCAGAATTGTTAGATGAAGCAAAAGAAGGAACCTTGCAGTGTTCCGACAGGAAATTTCAACAGTCAGGAGGATGTGTTCTAAACTTCTATTTGGCAGTTAGGGTTTCTACAATCAGAGACGCGGCTGTAATATTTAATGCACCGGTTGGTTGCTCATCATCAGCTCTAGGATACAGAGAACTTTACAGAGCAGTACCAGTTGAACTTGGAAGGCCAGCAGAATATGATCTGCACTGGTTAACAACCAACTTGCAACAAAATGACGTTGTCTACGGTGCAAGTAACAAGTTGAAAGATGCAATTAAAGAAGCACAAACAAGGTACAATCCAAAGGCAATCTTCATCTTGACATCCTGTACAACAGGAATCATTGGAGAAGACATAGAAGGAACTGTAACTGAAATACAGCCTGAAATTGATGCCACAATCGTGCCAATTCACTGCGAAGGAGTAAGATCTCGACTGGTACAAACTGGTTACGATGCATTTTGGCACGCTGTACTCAAATATCTGGTTAAAAAACCAGAGAAAAAACAGAAAGACCTTGTAAACGTAGCAAGTATGTTATCATACACCTGGCAAGACAGGTTAGAAATAGAAAGATTGCTAGAGAAAGTAGGACTACGAGTTAACTTCATTCCAGAGTTCGCAACGGTAGAACAGTTTGAAAAACTCTCAGAAGCCGCAGTAACAGCACCTATCTGCCCAACCTACACAGATTACATTTCAAGAGGACTAGAACAAGAATTCGACGTACCATATTTCCTATACCCATCACCAATGGGAATCAAAAATACAGATGAATGGTTGAGACAAATTGGAAAGTACACCGATAAAGAGGAAGAAATCGAAGAACTCATAAAGGAAGAACATGCAAAATGGGTTCCTAAACTCGAAGAAATTAGAGAACAACTTTTAAACATCAAAGAAGATGGTACTAGATTGAATGTTCTCGGTTCATTGGGTCAAGGAAGACTTGTAAGCCAGCTACCATATTTCGATGAAATAGGATTAAACTCTCCAGCTGCAATGGCACAAGACTTCGACGATCTGTTGATTGAAGAACTTGAAGACGTTCTAGATACAGTGGGTGACTTCGATATAATGGTCAACACTTTCCAAGCATCTGAACAGGCTCATGTAACCAACAAAGTCAATCCCGATGTTGCACTTACCTGTCCATTTCAAGGTGGAGCATGGAAGCGTGACAGTGAAATCACAAGAATCCATGCCCTGAGGGGAGATGCAGATCCTTGGAGTGCACAAAGTGGATACACTGGAGCAGTTGCCTTTGGTAACTTCCTGTTACAATCACTCAAAAACAAATCCTATCAGAAAACAATGAAAGAAAAAACAGCTATAGGATACAAAGACTGGTACCTTGAACAGCCAGATCCATTGTACTTTCTAGAAAAGGGGAAATAA